One Aquila chrysaetos chrysaetos chromosome 22, bAquChr1.4, whole genome shotgun sequence genomic window carries:
- the THG1L gene encoding probable tRNA(His) guanylyltransferase isoform X1: protein MLVCRRAVSAISAGSGRWAGCLRGRRRLSMAKSKFEYVRDFEADDTCLPNCWIVVRLDGRNFHRFSEQHEFKKPNDDRALHLMTKCAQTVMQELEDIAIAYGQSDEYSFVFKKKSRWFKRRASKFMTHVVSQFASSYVFYWKDYFKDQQLMYPPGFDGRIVLYPSNQNLKDYLSWRQADCHINNLYNTVFWMLVQRSGLTPVQAQDRLQGTLAGDKNEILFSEFNINYNNEPLMYRKGTVLIWQKTNEVVTKKIKLPKEAEEKEVEVTRTRTKVVPLHCDIIGDQFWEEYPEILAEDS from the exons ATGCTGGTGTGCCGGCGGGCGGTGTCGGCCATCTCTGCGGGGAGCGGGCGGTGGGCGGGCTGTctgcgcggccgccgccgcctctccATGGCGAAAAGCAAGTTCGAGTACGTGCGGGACTTCGAGGCGGACGACACCTGTCTGCCAAACTGCTGGATAGTGGTCCGGCTGGACGGCCGCAACTTCCACAG GTTTTCTGAGCAGCATGAGTTCAAAAAGCCAAATGATGACCGTGCTCTTCATCTGATGACCAAGTGTGCCCAGACAGTGATGCAAGAATTGGAGGATATTGCTATTGCTTATGGACAGAGTGATGAatatagttttgttttcaaaaagaagagTAGATGGTTTAAAAGAAGAGCAAG TAAGTTCATGACTCATGTGGTCTCCCAGTTTGCCTCAAGTTACGTTTTCTATTGGAAGGATTACTTTAAGGACCAGCAGCTTATGTACCCACCAGGATTTGATGGACGAATTGTGTTGTACCCCAGCAACCAAAATTTAAAGGACTACCTCAGCTGGAGACAAGCAGATT gCCATATTAATAACCTTTATAATACAGTGTTTTGGATGCTTGTACAGCGAAGTGGTTTGACACCAGTGCAAGCACAGGATAGACTCCAG GGAACTTTGGCTGGAGATAAGaatgaaatcttattttctgaattcaACATCAACTACAACAATGAACCTTTGATGTATAGAAAAGGAACTGTCTTAATATGGCAGAAG actAATGAAGTCgtgacaaagaaaataaaactgccaaaggaagcagaagaaaaggaagttgaAGTGACCCGGACTAGGACTAAAGTTGTTCCCCTGCACTGTGACATTATTGGGGACCAGTTCTGGGAGGAATATCCTGAGATTCTGGCTGAGGATAGTTGA
- the LSM11 gene encoding U7 snRNA-associated Sm-like protein LSm11: MEEDEGAAGGAEQRRPRRRPGAERSPSPSRLDVSSSRFDPLLALYSASTPLPFPAAPCFNNLAEYESFQRGLLRPRGRRSAPSRRGPPAARTARRGGPTAADPERIQRLRSLMVNAGPEREAAEGGAAARRRRAPRNVLTRMPLHEGSPLGELHRCVRDGVKINVHIRTFKGLRGVCTGFLVAFDKFWNMALTDVDETYRKPIMGKAFYAEPQLTLTRLFDRLKLQESSVKKGADSKTVSEELALTNDSQTLGLKVGSGRVRAEDERERQKRLGRAGEKKMPGDSLHLAARGEADVGSGTAHTEGANAGGTRARSQSRRRRRPKVDYQQVFTRHINQIFIRGENVLLVHLAH; this comes from the exons ATGGAGGAGGACGAGGGGGCTGCGGGAGGCGCGGAGCAGCGgcgtccccgccgccggcccggggccgagcgctcccccagccccagccgccTGGACGTGAGCTCCAGCCGCTTCGACCCGCTGCTGGCGCTCTACTCCGCCAGCACGCCGCTGCCCTTCCCCGCCGCGCCCTGCTTCAACAACCTCGCCGAGTACGAGAGCTTCCAGCGCGGCCTGCTCCGCCCGCGCggccgccgctccgctccctcccgccgcggcccgcccgccgcccgcaccgcccgccgcggcggcccgACCGCCGCCGACCCCGAGCGCATCCAGCGCCTCCGCAGCCTCATGGTGAACGCGGGCCCGGAGCGGGAGGCGGCCgagggcggcgcggcggcccgGCGACGGCGGGCGCCGCGCAACGTCCTCACCAGGATGCCCC TCCATGAAGGCAGCCCACTGGGGGAACTTCATCGCTGTGTCCGAGATGGTGTAAAAATCAATGTCCATATCCGCACTTTCAAAGGGCTTCGTGGAGTCTGCACAGGGTTTTTGGTTGCATTTGACAAGTTCTGGAATATG GCCCTGACAGACGTGGATGAGACTTACAGGAAACCAATAATGGGCAAAGCTTTCTACGCAGAACCTCAGCTCACACTAACCCGG ctgtttgaCAGACTCAAACTGCAGGAGTCCTCAGTAAAGAAGGGAGCTGACTCAAAGACTGTCTCAGAGGAGCTAGCCCTGACAAATGACTCTCAGACGCTGGGACTGAAAGTTGGATCAGGACGAGTGAGAGCAGAAGATGAGCGCGAGAGGCAGAAACGCttgggcagagctggagaaaagaagatgCCAGGTGACAGTCTGCATCTGGCTGCCAGAGGTGAAGCTGATGTGGGTAGCGGGACTGCCCACACAGAGGGTGCCAATGCTGGTGGTACCCGTGCAAGAAGCCAGTCACGGAGAAGGCGGCGGCCCAAAGTGGATTATCAACAGGTGTTCACACGTCACATAAACCAGATTTTTATTCGAGGAGAGAATGTCTTGCTTGTCCATTTAGCACATTGA
- the SOX30 gene encoding transcription factor SOX-30 yields MPDTPFSKDKSGHVKRPMNAFMVWARIHRPALAKANPAANNAEISVQLGLEWSKLTEEQKQPYYDEALKIKQRHREEFPGWVYQPRPGKRKRFPLPVSAVFSGTSQSIITTNPAGICPFQSPAYSVVIPNIKNNIGHPVCETPAIRLPVSSIQQAGPITLFQTTSANTASLAVPAPTLPLHPVISPQHFAEPAQTEVLAVSSGLSCSLKRPTPVFIESFSRNPSNITTTNGRFTVSSSEPPKEYPGVSIFPRGVPLPQATPFLHSHLCESLPIGQPASLFGVPPRFSFHHPYFVPGPHYFPSSTCPFSRPPFGCGNFSSSVPECLGFYEDRYQRQEVMFSALDGDYPFKEYPIESISEDHRSCESLEVVSCHSSCNEDRYLSPLPQLDVAALEEVLSATSSTPSSIHLINVTDSDEEEVKLLQEL; encoded by the exons ATGCCAGATACTCCATTTAGCAAGGACAAAAGTGGCCATGTAAAGCGTCCAATGAACGCATTTATGGTGTGGGCTAGGATTCATCGGCCTGCCCTAGCAAAAGCTAACCCAGCTGCCAATAATGCAGAAATCAGTGTTCAGCTTGGATTGGAGTGGAGCAAACTGActgaagagcagaagcagccctATTATGATgaagctctgaaaataaaacaaaggcaCAGAGAGGAATTTCCTG GTTGGGTTTATCAACCACGACCAGGCAAACGGAAGCGTTTTCCACTGCCTGTCTCTGCTGTATTTTCCGGCACTTCTCAGAGTATCATCACTACAAATCCAGCTGGCATTTGCCCCTTCCAGTCACCTGCTTACTCTGTTGTCATCCCCAATATTAAGAACAATATTGGACATCCAGTCT GTGAGACTCCTGCCATCCGTCTGCCGGTTTCTTCCATTCAACAAGCTGGTCCAATTACTCTTTTCCAGACTACTAGCGCAAACACCGCATCACTGGCTGTTCCAGCTCCAACCCTGCCCCTGCACCCTGTAATTTCACCACAGCACTTTGCTGAACCTGCTCAGACAGAAGTTCTTGCTGTATCATCTGGGCTCAGTTGCTCTCTGAAGAGACCTACACCAGTTTTCATCGAGAGCTTCAGCAGAAACCCAAGTAACATAACCACCACTAATGGCAGATTTACTGTCTCTAGTAGCGAGCCCCCAAAGGAATACCCAGGGGTTTCTATTTTTCCTAGAGGTGTACCTCTTCCCCAAGCTACACCTTTTCTTCACTCACATCTCTGTGAGTCTCTTCCCATCGGTCAGCCAGCCAGCCTGTTTGGAGTACCTCCGCGGTTTTCATTTCACCACCCTTACTTTGTACCTGGACCTCACTATTTCCCCTCAAG CACATGCCCATTCAGCCGACCTCCATTTGGCTGTGGGAATTTCTCCAGCTCAGTGCCTGAATGCCTTGGCTTTTATGAAGACAGGTACCAAAGACAGGAGGTGATGTTTTCAGCTCTGGATGGAGACTATCCTTTCAAGGAATACCCAATAGAAAGTATAAGTGAGGACCACCGCAGCTGTGAGAGCCTTGAAGTAGTGTCCTGTCACAGCAGCTGCAACGAGGATCGTTATTTAAGCCCCCTACCACAGCTCGATGTTGCAGCATTGGAGGAGGTTTTGTCAGCCACTTCGTCTACTCCCTCCAGCATCCACCTAATCAATGTAACTGACAGTGATGAGGAAGAAGTAAAGTTGTTGCAAGAAttgtag
- the THG1L gene encoding probable tRNA(His) guanylyltransferase isoform X2 has protein sequence MLVCRRAVSAISAGSGRWAGCLRGRRRLSMAKSKFEYVRDFEADDTCLPNCWIVVRLDGRNFHSKFMTHVVSQFASSYVFYWKDYFKDQQLMYPPGFDGRIVLYPSNQNLKDYLSWRQADCHINNLYNTVFWMLVQRSGLTPVQAQDRLQGTLAGDKNEILFSEFNINYNNEPLMYRKGTVLIWQKTNEVVTKKIKLPKEAEEKEVEVTRTRTKVVPLHCDIIGDQFWEEYPEILAEDS, from the exons ATGCTGGTGTGCCGGCGGGCGGTGTCGGCCATCTCTGCGGGGAGCGGGCGGTGGGCGGGCTGTctgcgcggccgccgccgcctctccATGGCGAAAAGCAAGTTCGAGTACGTGCGGGACTTCGAGGCGGACGACACCTGTCTGCCAAACTGCTGGATAGTGGTCCGGCTGGACGGCCGCAACTTCCACAG TAAGTTCATGACTCATGTGGTCTCCCAGTTTGCCTCAAGTTACGTTTTCTATTGGAAGGATTACTTTAAGGACCAGCAGCTTATGTACCCACCAGGATTTGATGGACGAATTGTGTTGTACCCCAGCAACCAAAATTTAAAGGACTACCTCAGCTGGAGACAAGCAGATT gCCATATTAATAACCTTTATAATACAGTGTTTTGGATGCTTGTACAGCGAAGTGGTTTGACACCAGTGCAAGCACAGGATAGACTCCAG GGAACTTTGGCTGGAGATAAGaatgaaatcttattttctgaattcaACATCAACTACAACAATGAACCTTTGATGTATAGAAAAGGAACTGTCTTAATATGGCAGAAG actAATGAAGTCgtgacaaagaaaataaaactgccaaaggaagcagaagaaaaggaagttgaAGTGACCCGGACTAGGACTAAAGTTGTTCCCCTGCACTGTGACATTATTGGGGACCAGTTCTGGGAGGAATATCCTGAGATTCTGGCTGAGGATAGTTGA
- the THG1L gene encoding probable tRNA(His) guanylyltransferase isoform X3, translated as MTHVVSQFASSYVFYWKDYFKDQQLMYPPGFDGRIVLYPSNQNLKDYLSWRQADCHINNLYNTVFWMLVQRSGLTPVQAQDRLQGTLAGDKNEILFSEFNINYNNEPLMYRKGTVLIWQKTNEVVTKKIKLPKEAEEKEVEVTRTRTKVVPLHCDIIGDQFWEEYPEILAEDS; from the exons ATGACTCATGTGGTCTCCCAGTTTGCCTCAAGTTACGTTTTCTATTGGAAGGATTACTTTAAGGACCAGCAGCTTATGTACCCACCAGGATTTGATGGACGAATTGTGTTGTACCCCAGCAACCAAAATTTAAAGGACTACCTCAGCTGGAGACAAGCAGATT gCCATATTAATAACCTTTATAATACAGTGTTTTGGATGCTTGTACAGCGAAGTGGTTTGACACCAGTGCAAGCACAGGATAGACTCCAG GGAACTTTGGCTGGAGATAAGaatgaaatcttattttctgaattcaACATCAACTACAACAATGAACCTTTGATGTATAGAAAAGGAACTGTCTTAATATGGCAGAAG actAATGAAGTCgtgacaaagaaaataaaactgccaaaggaagcagaagaaaaggaagttgaAGTGACCCGGACTAGGACTAAAGTTGTTCCCCTGCACTGTGACATTATTGGGGACCAGTTCTGGGAGGAATATCCTGAGATTCTGGCTGAGGATAGTTGA
- the THG1L gene encoding probable tRNA(His) guanylyltransferase isoform X4, translating to MDRVMNIVLFSKRRVDGLKEEQGFDGRIVLYPSNQNLKDYLSWRQADCHINNLYNTVFWMLVQRSGLTPVQAQDRLQGTLAGDKNEILFSEFNINYNNEPLMYRKGTVLIWQKTNEVVTKKIKLPKEAEEKEVEVTRTRTKVVPLHCDIIGDQFWEEYPEILAEDS from the exons ATGGACAGAGTGATGAatatagttttgttttcaaaaagaagagTAGATGGTTTAAAAGAAGAGCAAG GATTTGATGGACGAATTGTGTTGTACCCCAGCAACCAAAATTTAAAGGACTACCTCAGCTGGAGACAAGCAGATT gCCATATTAATAACCTTTATAATACAGTGTTTTGGATGCTTGTACAGCGAAGTGGTTTGACACCAGTGCAAGCACAGGATAGACTCCAG GGAACTTTGGCTGGAGATAAGaatgaaatcttattttctgaattcaACATCAACTACAACAATGAACCTTTGATGTATAGAAAAGGAACTGTCTTAATATGGCAGAAG actAATGAAGTCgtgacaaagaaaataaaactgccaaaggaagcagaagaaaaggaagttgaAGTGACCCGGACTAGGACTAAAGTTGTTCCCCTGCACTGTGACATTATTGGGGACCAGTTCTGGGAGGAATATCCTGAGATTCTGGCTGAGGATAGTTGA